GCCAGGCGCAGTAGATATTACTGTGGATGACCTCATAAATGATGGCTTTGGTAAACAGCCTTTATTTACTTGTTTTGTAGCAAGAGTAAATAATATTATAGAAGGTATGGCACTTGTTTACTTTAGGTATTCTACCTGGAAAGGTAAAACACTTCATCTTGAAGATTTAGTAGTAAGAGCCTCAAAACGAGGAACAGGATTGGGTAACGCTCTTTTTAAACAGGTTATTAGCTATGCAAAACAAGAAGG
This region of Croceibacter atlanticus HTCC2559 genomic DNA includes:
- a CDS encoding GNAT family N-acetyltransferase; this encodes MNSKNITIELATKDDMPFVLELIQELATFEREPGAVDITVDDLINDGFGKQPLFTCFVARVNNIIEGMALVYFRYSTWKGKTLHLEDLVVRASKRGTGLGNALFKQVISYAKQEGVGRAEWVVLDWNTNAIKFYERSGATILKDWHLVQMNKEQLNNYTTN